In Carya illinoinensis cultivar Pawnee chromosome 16, C.illinoinensisPawnee_v1, whole genome shotgun sequence, a single window of DNA contains:
- the LOC122298850 gene encoding uncharacterized protein LOC122298850, which yields MVLRDEGGQVIFIASKPEHEVIDPMEIEFLAVLRRLQICLSLEIAELEVELDSLLVVQGLTTDQESMFIWGNLVFEIRRLLQRFPKVSIKHRRRMANAVAHCLMDKSWMQITDRFGSREYAKGVKEFLTLAQTYATSEEIRCPCVRCSNNYFLPITQVERHLFIKGIDKNYTTWIFHGEEEDLIISDDDNVIDPDEEDEFIDDVDVMLQDIRAAGFPDVPISDSFHAAGSTSVDTFSSRTFDQLLADSRRPLYEGCTKYSKLSFTVKLLHIKTLGGWSVKSFDMLLHLLKSAFPNALLPNSYQESRNLEKGLGFTYTKIHVCPNDCILYWRENVDKDECPKCKLSRWKFSNTKKRRIPQKVLRHFPLKPRLQRLFMSQKTSVDMRWHKDQRVMQQDILSHPADSEVWTTFDQKHAWFAEDPRNVRLGLASDGFNPFNNLAKPYSVWPVILVPYNLPPWLCMKDPFFITSLLIPGPRSPGNEIDVYLQPLIDELIDLWDNGVDTYDAKAKETFRLHAALLWTINDFPAYGNLSGWSTKGKMACPSCKEETDSMWLTYSRKHCYMGHRRFLPPGHIWRKKKTIFNGSAEHRDPPTIYSGEDVLIQLQNIPDANFGKSIKKRKRTTEEFNWTKKSIFFQLPYWSTIKIRHNLDVMHIEKNICDNILGTLMNISGKTKDHPNARRDLSTLNIREELHLIQDGQCISMPQACYTLYEAERTGFCNWLHGVKFPDGFASNIARCVSVSDCKISGMKSHDCHIFMQRLLPVAISGYLRQDVRLALTKLSTLFKELCARTCKKEVLEWLQTDIVVILCKLEMIFPPTFFDIMGQFNIGGCILSRDISENSRDMLRIRPTQKVQ from the exons ATGGTTCTACGAGATGAGGGTGGTCAGGTGATCTTCATAGCAAGTAAACCAGAACATGAAGTAATAGATCCGATGGAGATTGAATTTTTGGCAGTGTTAAGACGCCTTCAAATTTGTTTGTCTTTGGAAATTGCTGAGCTCGAGGTGGAACTGGATTCCCTTTTGGTGGTACAAGGACTTACTACTGATCAGGAATCTATGTTTATATGGGGGAATTTGGTCTTTGAGATTAGGAGGCTATTGCAAAGGTTTCCTAAAGTTTCTATTAAGCATAGGCGTCGGATGGCCAATGCTGTGGCTCATTGTTTA ATGGACAAGAGTTGGATGCAAATCACTGATAGATTTGGATCTAGGGAATATGCTAAAGGAGTGAAGGAGTTCCTTACCTTGGCCCAAACTTATGCTACAAGTGAGGAAATTCGTTGCCCATGTGTCAGATGTTCAAATAATTACTTCCTACCAATAACCCAGGTAGAGAGACACTTGTTTattaaaggtattgacaagaatTACACGACGTGGATTTTTCAtggtgaagaagaagatttaATCATAAGTGATGATGATAATGTCATTGATCCTGATGAAGAGGATGAATTCATTGATGATGTTGATGTTATGTTACAAGATATTCGGGCTGCCGGATTTCCTGATGTTCCCATAAGCGATTCATTCCATGCTGCGGGTTCCACATCGGTCGATACCTTTTCATCTCGGACTTTTGACCAGCTGTTGGCTGATTCCCGGCGTCCTCTTTATGAAGGTTGTACAAAGTATTCTAAACTATCATTCACTGTCAAGTTGCTGcacattaaaacacttggtggTTGGAGTGTAAAGTCTTTCGACATGCTTTTACACTTGTTGAAGTCGGCTTTTCCCAATGCCCTTTTGCCAAACTCATATCAAGAATCACGTAACTTGGAAAAAGGGCTGGGCTTTACTTACACCAAGATACATGTTTGTCCGAATGACTGCATTCTTTATTGGAGGGAAAATGTGGATAAAGATGAATGCCCGAAATGTAAACTTTCAAGGTGGAAATTCAGCAACACTAAGAAGAGGCGAATTCCTCAAAAGGTTTTAAGACATTTTCCGTTGAAGCCAAGATTGCAGAGATTGTTTATGTCACAAAAAACATCAGTTGATATGAGGTGGCACAAGGATCAGCGTGTCATGCAGCAAGATATTCTAAGtcatcctgctgactctgagGTGTGGACGACATTTGATCAAAAGCATGCTTGGTTCGCAGAAGATCCAAGAAATGTCAGGCTTGGTTTAGCTAGCGATGGTTTcaacccatttaataatttggctaagccTTATAGCGTATGGCCAGTGATTCTTGTCCCTTACAACTTACCTCCGTGGTTGTGCATGAAGGATCCATTTTTTATCACTTCACTCTTGATTCCTGGACCAagatcaccaggaaatgaaatcgATGTTTATCTTCAACCTTTGATAGATGAATTGATTGATCTATGGGATAATGGTGTTGATACATATGATGCAAAGGCCAAAGAGACTTTCAGATTGCATGCAGCATTGCTATGGACAATCAACGACTTTCCTGCTTATGGAAACCTCTCCGggtggagtactaaggggaagatGGCATGTCCATCGTGCAAGGAAGAAACAGATTCGATGTGGTTGACATATAGCCGAAAGCATTGTTACATGGGTCATCGCCGATTCTTGCCACCGGGCCACatctggagaaagaaaaagactatTTTTAATGGCAGTGCAGAGCATCGTGACCCACCTACAATTTATTCAGGAGAAGATGTACTCATTCAACTCCAAAATATTCCTGATGCAAATTTTGGCAAAtccataaagaaaagaaagcgtaCCACAGAGGAGTTCAATTGGACCAAGAAAAGTATCTTCTTTCAATTGCCATATTGGTCAACTATAAAGAttagacataatctagatgtaATGCACATTGAGAAGAACATATGTGACAACATCTTAGGAACTTTGATGAATATCTCTGGCAAAACTAAAGATCATCCTAATGCACGTCGTGACCTTTCCACTCTCAATATAAGAGAGGAGTTACACCTTATTCAGGATGGACAATGCATTAGTATGCCACAAGCATGTTATACGTTGTATGAAGCTGAGCGGACTGGTTTTTGTAATTGGTTGCATGGTGTGAAATTCCCGGATGGCTTCGCTTCAAACATTGCCAGATGTGTTAGTGTAAGTGACTGCAAAATCTCGgggatgaaaagtcatgattgccaTATTTTCATGCAAAGATTACTTCCTGTTGCAATTTCTGGATACTTACGCCAAGATGTACGGTTGGCACTAACTAAGCTAAGCACTTTGTTCAAAGAATTGTGTGCTAGAACATGTAAGAAGGAAGTCTTAGAGTGGCTTCAGACTGATATCGTCGTTATTCTTTGcaagcttgagatgatttttccgCCTACCTTTTTCGACATAATG GGCCagttcaatataggtggatgtatcctttcGAGAGATATCTCGGAAAATTCAAgagatatgttaagaataaggcctacccagaaggttcaatag
- the LOC122298851 gene encoding uncharacterized protein LOC122298851: protein MVLTSISRPDELVWKHEKNGQFSVRSAYRLFLTDAASNQEGEVSSREDQTTMWRKIWKMQVPTRVKIFVWRVCKEGLPSLKNLLFKKVVTDVMCPWCRQEEEDTNHALLNCVTFKDALLDKLSFLQNVSGLFDFVQIILQLALSNKVREMEQMVLYTWGLWHRRNKLLFEQQRLSPQQVMDHAFSLQQEQKLAIAEQRKGFKPVCNWTPPQARAFKLNTNGAIF, encoded by the coding sequence ATGGTGTTAACCTCTATTAGTAGGCCTGATGAGTTGGTATGGAAACATGAGAAGAATGGTCAGTTTAGTGTCAGGAGTGCATATAGACTGTTCCTGACTGATGCTGCAAGTAATCAAGAAGGAGAGGTATCATCTCGAGAAGACCAAACAACAATGTGGaggaaaatatggaaaatgcaGGTTCCTACTCGAGTGAAAATATTTGTATGGAGGGTGTGTAAAGAGGGTTTACCTTCTTTGAAGAATTTGCTATTTAAAAAGGTGGTAACAGATGTAATGTGTCCATGGTGTAGacaggaagaagaagatacaaATCATGCTTTGCTTAATTGTGTGACCTTCAAAGATGCATTGTTGGATAAGTTAAGTTTTCTGCAGAATGTTTCAGGCTTATTCGATTTTGTCCAGATTATACTTCAGCTGGCATTAAGTAACAAGGTAAGGGAGATGGAACAAATGGTTCTCTACACATGGGGGTTATGGCACAGAAGGAATAAACTACTTTTTGAGCAGCAAAGATTGTCTCCTCAGCAAGTTATGGATCATGCTTTTTCACTTCAGCAAGAACAGAAATTAGCTATAGCAGAGCAGAGAAAGGGATTCAAGCCTGTGTGCAATTGGACTCCTCCACAGGCAAGGGCCTTCAAACTTAACACTAATGGTGCTATCTTTTAG